One genomic region from Phragmites australis chromosome 1, lpPhrAust1.1, whole genome shotgun sequence encodes:
- the LOC133886583 gene encoding outer envelope pore protein 16, chloroplastic-like translates to MPHGAFSGSLTTSPKFDFAVDMGHPFLNRTVDGFINIGAVGACKVAAEETFECLHRGDVSKHKVERALKKMCKEGAYWGTIAGVYVGVEYGIEKIGGHRDWKNAMVGGAVTGALASAVNKKHRQNVVKNAITGGAIATAAEFLSHLA, encoded by the exons ATGCCTCACGGCGCCTTCTCGGGGAGCCTGACGACGTCGCCCAAGTTCGACTTCGCCGTCGACATGGGCCATCCCTTCCTCAACCGCACAGTCGACGGCTTCATCAACATCGGCGCT GTTGGTGCTTGCAAGGTCGCTGCCGAGGAGACCTTTGAATGCCTCCACAGAG GGGacgtctcaaagcacaaagtcGAGCGTGCC CTCAAGAAAATGTGCAAGGAAGGAGCGTACTGGG GTACTATTGCTGGTGTCTACGTGGGCGTGGAGTATGGAATCGAGAAGATTGGTGGTCACAGGGATTGG AAGAACGCGATGGTTGGAGGAGCCGTAACGGGAGCCTTGGCCTCTGCAGTGAACAAGAAGCACCGGCAGAACGTGGTGAAGAACGCCATCACCGGGGGAGCAATCGCAACCGCTGCAGAGTTCCTCAGTCACCTTGCCTGA
- the LOC133929805 gene encoding pentatricopeptide repeat-containing protein At1g18485 — MQPPTSASLPQWNALLADHSRAGRHAHALALLPPLLAASHALTPDVFTLPPAVKCCGALRDAAAGRQLHALAAKLGLQDDPFVANSLVTMYGRCGRVEDAHRVFDGMPSRNHVSWNALMAAVSDAGLPWRGVELFQEALLAGLMPDEATLVTVLPMCVALGWLETGRAVHGLAVKSGWDGEPRVSNVLVDMYAKCGKVHDAERAFLEAPERNVVSWNVMLRGYARSGEPDAAFRLLQEMQVEHGVPADEVTMLSLLPVCSGPSELVKLRELHCHVIRRGLHLTGDMVPNALIAAYGRCGCLLHAQRVFAGTQSKTVSSWNALIGAHAQNGEASMAVELFLEMCASGLNPDGFSIGSLLLACANLRNLLHGKAVHGFILRNGLERDSFLAISLLSVYIQCGRESSARLLFDAMEEKDEVSWNTMIAGYSQNGLLAESLQLFRDMQSNGCHRPSLISATGALMACSQLSAVRLGKEMHCFALKADYCNDSFLSSSIIDMYAKCGFVDDARAFFDQLETKHVVSWTVMITGYAVNGLGKEAVDLYNEMRREGMEPDELTYLGLLMACSHAGMLEEGFKYLKEMREHSHSRNRLEAKLEHYACVIGMLSRAGRFADAIALMEEMPEEPDAKILSSVLSACHMHGEVELGKEVAEKLLELEPDKAEHYVLASNMYAGTGQWDEMRRVRKRLRDAGMSKDPGCSWIDVAGKVYSFVAGDSMTSEVRRTWYDLEERIRRIGYVPDTSVVLHELEEEEKVEILRRHSEKQAIAFGLLRTAAPAKVRVLKNLRMCRDCHSAAKLISKVAGREIVVRDKTRFHHFRDGLCSCADYW, encoded by the coding sequence ATGCAGCCGCCCACGTCTGCGTCCCTCCCCCAATGGAACGCACTCCTCGCCGACCACTCCCGCGCCGGCCGACACGCCCAcgccctcgccctcctcccgcccctcctcgccgcctcccaCGCTCTCACCCCTGACGTCTTTACGCTGCCTCCCGCAGTCAAGTGCTGCGGCGCACtccgcgacgccgccgccggccgtcaGCTCCACGCGCTCGCCGCCAAGCTCGGCCTGCAGGACGACCCCTTCGTCGCCAACTCCCTCGTCACCATGTACGGCCGGTGCGGCCGCGTCGAGGACGCCCATAGAGTATTCGACGGAATGCCGAGCAGGAACCACGTTTCCTGGAATGCGCTGATGGCGGCCGTCTCGGACGCCGGGCTGCCGTGGCGAGGCGTCGAGCTGTTCCAGGAGGCTTTGCTGGCGGGGCTGATGCCTGACGAAGCGACGCTGGTGACGGTGCTCCCGATGTGCGTTGCGCTCGGCTGGCTGGAGACGGGCAGGGCGGTGCACGGCCTTGCGGTGAAGTCCGGATGGGACGGGGAGCCGCGGGTCAGCAACGTGCTGGTCGATATGTACGCCAAGTGCGGCAAGGTCCACGACGCTGAGCGCGCCTTCTTGGAGGCTCCCGAGAGGAACGTCGTGTCCTGGAACGTCATGCTCCGCGGGTACGCCAGGAGCGGCGAGCCCGACGCGGCGTTCCGACTCTTGCAggagatgcaggtggaacatGGTGTCCCGGCAGATGAGGTCACGATGCTGAGTCTCCTGCCGGTTTGCTCAGGGCCATCGGAGCTTGTTAAGCTGAGGGAGTTGCATTGCCATGTCATCCGGAGAGGTCTGCATTTGACTGGTGACATGGTACCAAATGCGTTGATCGCAGCCTACGGGAGATGTGGGTGCTTGCTACATGCTCAACGTGTCTTTGCTGGCACCCAGAGTAAGACGGTCAGTTCATGGAATGCGCTCATTGGAGCGCACGCGCAGAATGGTGAAGCAAGCATGGCAGTTGAACTCTTCCTTGAGATGTGTGCTTCTGGGCTGAATCCTGACGGGTTCAGCATCGGGAGCTTACTCCTAGCATGTGCCAATCTGAGGAACCTGCTCCATGGAAAAGCGGTTCATGGATTCATCCTGAGGAATGGACTGGAGAGGGATTCCTTCCTTGCGATCTCGCTTCTCTCAGTTTACATCCAATGCGGGAGGGAGTCCTCTGCTAGACTACTGTTTGATGCAATGGAGGAAAAAGACGAGGTTTCCTGGAATACTATGATTGCTGGATACTCACAGAATGGGTTACTTGCTGAATCTCTGCAGCTCTTCCGAGATATGCAGTCAAATGGATGCCATCGGCCTTCATTGATCTCAGCAACTGGTGCCTTGATGGCCTGCTCACAGCTATCGGCTGTTCGATTAGGGAAGGAGATGCACTGCTTTGCGCTGAAAGCCGACTACTGCAACGATTCATTTCTATCCAGCTCAATAATAGATATGTATGCAAAATGCGGGTTTGTAGATGATGCCAGGGCGTTCTTTGATCAGCTGGAGACAAAACATGTGGTTTCATGGACAGTAATGATCACAGGTTATGCTGTGAATGGGCTCGGTAAAGAAGCTGTGGACCTTTACAACGAGATGCGAAGAGAGGGGATGGAACCTGATGAATTAACCTACCTTGGCTTACTGATGGCATGCAGCCATGCTGGAATGTTGGAAGAGGGCTTCAAGTACTTGAAAGAGATGAGGGAGCATTCCCATTCCAGAAACAGATTGGAGGCAAAGCTAGAACACTATGCTTGCGTTATCGGCATGCTCAGCCGAGCGGGACGCTTCGCCGATGCGATTGCGCTCATGGAAGAGATGCCGGAGGAGCCTGACGCCAAAATACTGAGCTCCGTGCTATCTGCCTGCCACATGCATGGAGAGGTAGAGCTAGGGAAGGAGGTTGCTGAGAAATTGCTAGAGCTGGAACCTGACAAGGCGGAGCACTATGTTCTTGCTTCCAACATGTACGCCGGAACCGGGCAGTGGGACGAAATGAGAAGGGTAAGGAAGAGGCTCAGGGACGCTGGGATGTCAAAGGACCCAGGTTGCAGCTGGATCGATGTGGCAGGCAAGGTGTACAGCTTTGTGGCAGGTGACAGTATGACGAGCGAGGTGAGGAGGACGTGGTATGATTTGGAGGAGAGGATACGCAGAATCGGGTACGTCCCTGACACCAGCGTGGTGCTGCAcgagctggaggaggaagagaaggtggAGATACTGCGGCGGCACAGCGAGAAGCAGGCCATCGCCTTCGGGCTGCTGAGGACAGCCGCGCCGGCCAAGGTGAGGGTGTTGAAGAACCTGAGGATGTGCAGGGACTGCCACAGCGCCGCCAAGCTCATCTCCAAGGTGGCAGGGAGGGAGATCGTGGTCCGGGACAAGACAAGGTTTCACCATTTCAGAGACGGCCTCTGCTCCTGCGCGGATTACTGGTGA
- the LOC133929781 gene encoding uncharacterized protein LOC133929781 isoform X2, translating to MSSLTMRLPKVIVAVVPRCVALLKRYLIWYPPRVQTLRQIDLFCANTIAKCEPMANNRAASFSQNYVSAAAAPNSSPLAPPISNFASPSLVKSLNYVRSLVARYIPKLAFQPIVPSVAPKQPLPSLSSFLNRSLVSQLTPEVISNREHLESKECHSPSDLISSASEKVDGGEPGDDSKYISFGILSWRWHVYGERQAPTSSKESNDFVGLQDFHTHGFLEVGAAALLLGDMEAKINDQQWKYSVIQEFPDIDLLQPSTSTPSTFASSQSHLKAITASKRMKSGPNQVWMNIPANTFQPRARPLFQYRHYSEQQPLRLNPAEISEVIAEVCSEATTNANQSVAPSRLTTQSRQPSVDVAFSVLIKLVIDMYMMDSETAAPLTLYMLEGMLSSQKSSARTKALDLILNLGVHAHLLEPMVVEDATLIDKSEAVSHSYLSNEYGSSIDEQRTAEPEEEQKISPAIDQFESWILKILFEVLLLLVQMEERQEIVWASALSCLFYFVCDGGKIIRSRLGGLDIRVVKTLLEISVEHSWAKVVHSKLICMLTNMLYQVSDATQNGVLDTHFIHERIDLLGGIDYICLEYSRANSREEKRDLFFVIFDYVVHQINEACLAGGISTYTYDDAQPLASLLAFADAPEAFYISVKHGVEGVGDMLRKAISAALSQSAEYDQLNVLLDKVIKKLDGTVSTFSRIDSEFAYMIQVTKSCKCFSSIKDGCDDADVALRARLCWATLHSLLHSQISSYRHHGYIWLVELLLSEISEETDGSVWSKIQKLQEEIEVAGSQDLLSSEVSLPVCMLCGLLKSKHNFIRWGFLYVLEKFLMRCKLLLDDSDMQDHTVDHSKNRLDKAFAVIDIMNSALLLVVQNNETDHINILKMCDMLFSQLCLRIPSANVMHLGGLQSLGQLFGCTTKNIESHLETLASHQNVGNKNLCRSETLQDVSINQSTQSTLLCEASMAALLLRGLAIAPMQLVARVPTSLFFWPLIQLEGAASDDIALGIAVGSTGRGNLPGATSDIRAALLLLLIGKCTADQEALKEVEGNEFFRGLLDDTDSRVAYYSAAFLLKRMMTEEPETYQRMLQSLISKAQQCNNEKLLENPYLQMRGILQLSNDLGVQ from the exons ATGTCCTCATTGACTATGCGCTTGCCGAAAGTGATCGTAG CAGTTGTCCCGAGATGTGTGGCATTGTTAAAGAGATATCTTATTTG GTACCCTCCAAGGGTGCAAACTCTGCGTCAAATTGATCTTTTTTGTGCAAATACGATTGCAAAATGTGAACCAATGGCAAATAACAGGGCTGCATCGTTTAGCCAGAATTATGTATCAGCAGCAGCTGCGCCAAATTCCTCTCCCCTTGCCCCACCAATATCCAACTTTGCTTCACCATCTCTTGTGAAGTCTTTAAATTATGTTCGCTCATTGGTTGCGAGATATATTCCAAAGTTGGCATTCCAACCAATAGTCCCGTCCGTTGCACCAAAGCAGCCACTTCCTTCACTGTCATCGTTTTTGAATAGGTCCTTAGTTTCTCAGTTAACTCCAGAAGTTATTAGCAACAGAGAACATCTTGAGTCAAAGGAATGCCATAGTCCATCCGATTTAATATCATCAGCAAGTGAAAAAGTTGATGGGGGTGAGCCTGGAGATGATAGCAAATATATATCCTTTGGTATTTTAAGTTGGCGATGGCATGTATATGGTGAACGGCAGGCACCAACATCTTCCAAAGAAAG CAATGATTTTGTGGGTCTTCAAGATTTTCATACACATGGTTTTCTTGAAGTTGGTGCTGCAGCTCTTCTACTTGGGGATATGGAGGCGAAAATTAATGATCAACAATGGAAATACTCTGTTATCCAGGAATTTCCAGATATTGATTTGCTGCAACCGTCAACTTCTACACCAAGTACTTTTGCATCATCGCAGAGTCATTTAAAAGCAATAACTGCCTCAAAACGCATGAAATCAGGCCCAAATCAAGTTTG GATGAACATACCAGCAAACACCTTTCAGCCTCGAGCACGGCCCCTTTTTCAGTATAGACACTACAG TGAGCAGCAACCCTTACGATTGAATCCTGCTGAAATTTCTGAAGTCATAGCTGAAGTGTGTTCAGAAGCAACTACAAATGCAAATCAGTCCGTTGCTCCATCAAGATTAACCACGCAGAGTCGGCAACCTTCAGTGGATGTGGCATTCAGTGTCCTTATCAAACTTGTCATTGACAT GTATATGATGGACTCCGAGACTGCTGCACCTCTGACGCTTTATATGCTCGAG GGTATGTTAAGCTCTCAAAAATCATCTGCCAGAACAAAGGCTCTTGATTTAATCCTAAACCTTGGGGTGCATGCGCACCTGCTGGAACCTATGGTTGTCGAAGATGCAACACTTATAGATAAAAGTGAAGCTGTGAGCCACTCTTACCTGAGCAACGAATATGGATCGAGTATAGATGAACAGAGGACAGCAGAACCTGAAGAAGAGCAGAAGATTAGTCCTGCTATTGATCAGTTTGAGTCATGGATTCTTAAAATACTTTTTGAGGTTCTCCTTCTCCTAGTACag ATGGAGGAACGACAGGAGATTGTGTGGGCCTCAGCTTTGAGTTGTCTATTTTACTTTGTTTGTGATGGAGGGAAGATTATCAGGAGTAGACTGGGCGGTCTGGACATAAGG GTTGTTAAGACTCTTCTTGAGATTAGTGTGGAGCACTCATGGGCAAAAGTAGTGCACAGCAAACTCATTTGCATGCTGACAAATATGTTGTACCAAGTATCAGATGCAACTCAGAATGGTGTTCTTGATACACATTTCATTCACGAGCGGATTGATCTTCTTGGTGGAATTGACTATATCTGTCTTGAG TATTCACGAGCCAACTCTAGGGAAGAGAAGCGGgatttattttttgttatttttgacTACGTAGTGCATCAAATAAACGAAGCATGCTTGGCTGGTGGTATTTCAACCTATACTTATGATGATGCCCAGCCCCTTGCTtcccttcttgcatttgctgaTGCTCCAGAGGCCTTTTATATATCTGTGAAGCATGGCGTTGAAGGCGTTGGAGATATGCTGAGAAAAGCTATATCAGCGGCATTATCGCAGTCTGCAGAATATGACCAATTAAATGTG CTTCTGGACAAGGTTATCAAGAAACTTGATGGAACTGTCAGCACATTTTCCAGGATTGACAGTGAATTTGCTTATATGATCCAAGTAACAAAATCATGCAAGTGCTTTAGCAGCATTAAAGACGGATGTGATGATGCTGATGTTGCACTTAGAGCCAGGCTTTGCTGGGCTACTTTGCACTCACTTCTTCACTCACAGATTTCATCATATAGGCACCATGGCTATATTTGGTTAGTTGAATTGCTCCTTTCAGAAATCAGTGAAGAAACAGATGGTTCTGTATGGTCTAAAATCCAAAAGCTTCAAGAGGAAATTGAAGTTGCCGGAAGCCAAGACTTGTTATCTTCAGAAGTTTCTCTGCCCGTGTGTATGCTTTGTGGGCTTCTGAAGTCAAAACACAACTTCATTAGGTGGGGATTTCTATATGTGCTGGAAAAATTTCTGATGCGTTGCAAATTATTATTGGATGACAGTGACATGCAAGACCACACGGTTGATCATAGCAAAAACCGTCTTGATAAAGCTTTCGCGGTTATAGATATTATGAATAGTGCTTTGTTACTCGTAGTTCAAAACAATGAGACAGACCATATCAACATCTTAAAG ATGTGCGACATGCTGTTCTCTCAGTTATGTCTGAGAATTCCGTCCGCAAATGTGATGCATCTAGGGGGCCTTCAATCACTTGGTCAACTTTTTGGTTGTACAACCAAGAACATCGAGAGTCATTTGGAAACCCTTGCATCACACCAAAATGTAGGAAACAAGAATCTTTGCCGGAGCGAGACGTTGCAAGATGTGAGCATAAATCAATCTACTCAATCCACTTTACTCTGCGAAGCATCAATGGCAGCACTACTTCTGAGAGGGCTTGCAATAGCTCCCATGCAGCTTGTAGCCCGTGTACCAACTTCTTTGTTTTTCTGGCCATTGATACAACTTGAAGGGGCAGCCAGTGATGATATTGCATTAGGTATTGCTGTTGGTAGCACCGGAAGAGGCAATCTTCCTGGTGCTACATCAGATATTCGAGCAGCACTTCTTTTACTTTTGATTGGTAAATGCACAGCTGATCAAGAAGCACTGAAGGAAGTAGAAGGCAATGAGTTCTTCAG GGGTCTTCTGGATGATACAGATTCAAGGGTAGCATATTATTCTGCTGCTTTTCTTTTGAAG AGAATGATGACAGAGGAACCAGAGACCTACCAGCGGATGCTTCAAAGTCTCATCTCAAAAGCTCAACAG TGTAACAATGAAAAACTTTTGGAGAACCCATACCTTCAAATGCGTGGGATATTGCAGTTATCAAATGATCTAGGAGTCCAATAA
- the LOC133929781 gene encoding uncharacterized protein LOC133929781 isoform X1, producing the protein MPLREAGPPSKRVASARHYAAGAVSGLPPHRPPRSISAAASISTASARKPPEPLRRAVADCLSPPAPHSHGPAAASASAAAEASRTLRDYIANPSTIDMAYNVLIDYALAESDRSPAVVPRCVALLKRYLIWYPPRVQTLRQIDLFCANTIAKCEPMANNRAASFSQNYVSAAAAPNSSPLAPPISNFASPSLVKSLNYVRSLVARYIPKLAFQPIVPSVAPKQPLPSLSSFLNRSLVSQLTPEVISNREHLESKECHSPSDLISSASEKVDGGEPGDDSKYISFGILSWRWHVYGERQAPTSSKESNDFVGLQDFHTHGFLEVGAAALLLGDMEAKINDQQWKYSVIQEFPDIDLLQPSTSTPSTFASSQSHLKAITASKRMKSGPNQVWMNIPANTFQPRARPLFQYRHYSEQQPLRLNPAEISEVIAEVCSEATTNANQSVAPSRLTTQSRQPSVDVAFSVLIKLVIDMYMMDSETAAPLTLYMLEGMLSSQKSSARTKALDLILNLGVHAHLLEPMVVEDATLIDKSEAVSHSYLSNEYGSSIDEQRTAEPEEEQKISPAIDQFESWILKILFEVLLLLVQMEERQEIVWASALSCLFYFVCDGGKIIRSRLGGLDIRVVKTLLEISVEHSWAKVVHSKLICMLTNMLYQVSDATQNGVLDTHFIHERIDLLGGIDYICLEYSRANSREEKRDLFFVIFDYVVHQINEACLAGGISTYTYDDAQPLASLLAFADAPEAFYISVKHGVEGVGDMLRKAISAALSQSAEYDQLNVLLDKVIKKLDGTVSTFSRIDSEFAYMIQVTKSCKCFSSIKDGCDDADVALRARLCWATLHSLLHSQISSYRHHGYIWLVELLLSEISEETDGSVWSKIQKLQEEIEVAGSQDLLSSEVSLPVCMLCGLLKSKHNFIRWGFLYVLEKFLMRCKLLLDDSDMQDHTVDHSKNRLDKAFAVIDIMNSALLLVVQNNETDHINILKMCDMLFSQLCLRIPSANVMHLGGLQSLGQLFGCTTKNIESHLETLASHQNVGNKNLCRSETLQDVSINQSTQSTLLCEASMAALLLRGLAIAPMQLVARVPTSLFFWPLIQLEGAASDDIALGIAVGSTGRGNLPGATSDIRAALLLLLIGKCTADQEALKEVEGNEFFRGLLDDTDSRVAYYSAAFLLKRMMTEEPETYQRMLQSLISKAQQCNNEKLLENPYLQMRGILQLSNDLGVQ; encoded by the exons ATGCCGCTCCGGGAGGCGGGGCCGCCGTCCAAGCGGGTAGCCAGCGCGCGCCACTATGCCGCGGGGGCGGTGTCCGGTCTGCCACCGCACCGCCCTCCGCGATCGATCTCCGCCGCGGCCTCCATATCCACCGCCTCCGCCCGCAAGCCGCCCGAGCCGCTCCGCCGGGCCGTCGCTGACTGCCTCTCGCCACCCGCGCCGCACAGCCACGGCCCAGCTgctgcctccgcctccgccgccgccgaggcgtCCCGAACCCTCCGG GATTATATAGCCAACCCTTCAACCATCGATATGGCTTATAATGTCCTCATTGACTATGCGCTTGCCGAAAGTGATCGTAG CCCAGCAGTTGTCCCGAGATGTGTGGCATTGTTAAAGAGATATCTTATTTG GTACCCTCCAAGGGTGCAAACTCTGCGTCAAATTGATCTTTTTTGTGCAAATACGATTGCAAAATGTGAACCAATGGCAAATAACAGGGCTGCATCGTTTAGCCAGAATTATGTATCAGCAGCAGCTGCGCCAAATTCCTCTCCCCTTGCCCCACCAATATCCAACTTTGCTTCACCATCTCTTGTGAAGTCTTTAAATTATGTTCGCTCATTGGTTGCGAGATATATTCCAAAGTTGGCATTCCAACCAATAGTCCCGTCCGTTGCACCAAAGCAGCCACTTCCTTCACTGTCATCGTTTTTGAATAGGTCCTTAGTTTCTCAGTTAACTCCAGAAGTTATTAGCAACAGAGAACATCTTGAGTCAAAGGAATGCCATAGTCCATCCGATTTAATATCATCAGCAAGTGAAAAAGTTGATGGGGGTGAGCCTGGAGATGATAGCAAATATATATCCTTTGGTATTTTAAGTTGGCGATGGCATGTATATGGTGAACGGCAGGCACCAACATCTTCCAAAGAAAG CAATGATTTTGTGGGTCTTCAAGATTTTCATACACATGGTTTTCTTGAAGTTGGTGCTGCAGCTCTTCTACTTGGGGATATGGAGGCGAAAATTAATGATCAACAATGGAAATACTCTGTTATCCAGGAATTTCCAGATATTGATTTGCTGCAACCGTCAACTTCTACACCAAGTACTTTTGCATCATCGCAGAGTCATTTAAAAGCAATAACTGCCTCAAAACGCATGAAATCAGGCCCAAATCAAGTTTG GATGAACATACCAGCAAACACCTTTCAGCCTCGAGCACGGCCCCTTTTTCAGTATAGACACTACAG TGAGCAGCAACCCTTACGATTGAATCCTGCTGAAATTTCTGAAGTCATAGCTGAAGTGTGTTCAGAAGCAACTACAAATGCAAATCAGTCCGTTGCTCCATCAAGATTAACCACGCAGAGTCGGCAACCTTCAGTGGATGTGGCATTCAGTGTCCTTATCAAACTTGTCATTGACAT GTATATGATGGACTCCGAGACTGCTGCACCTCTGACGCTTTATATGCTCGAG GGTATGTTAAGCTCTCAAAAATCATCTGCCAGAACAAAGGCTCTTGATTTAATCCTAAACCTTGGGGTGCATGCGCACCTGCTGGAACCTATGGTTGTCGAAGATGCAACACTTATAGATAAAAGTGAAGCTGTGAGCCACTCTTACCTGAGCAACGAATATGGATCGAGTATAGATGAACAGAGGACAGCAGAACCTGAAGAAGAGCAGAAGATTAGTCCTGCTATTGATCAGTTTGAGTCATGGATTCTTAAAATACTTTTTGAGGTTCTCCTTCTCCTAGTACag ATGGAGGAACGACAGGAGATTGTGTGGGCCTCAGCTTTGAGTTGTCTATTTTACTTTGTTTGTGATGGAGGGAAGATTATCAGGAGTAGACTGGGCGGTCTGGACATAAGG GTTGTTAAGACTCTTCTTGAGATTAGTGTGGAGCACTCATGGGCAAAAGTAGTGCACAGCAAACTCATTTGCATGCTGACAAATATGTTGTACCAAGTATCAGATGCAACTCAGAATGGTGTTCTTGATACACATTTCATTCACGAGCGGATTGATCTTCTTGGTGGAATTGACTATATCTGTCTTGAG TATTCACGAGCCAACTCTAGGGAAGAGAAGCGGgatttattttttgttatttttgacTACGTAGTGCATCAAATAAACGAAGCATGCTTGGCTGGTGGTATTTCAACCTATACTTATGATGATGCCCAGCCCCTTGCTtcccttcttgcatttgctgaTGCTCCAGAGGCCTTTTATATATCTGTGAAGCATGGCGTTGAAGGCGTTGGAGATATGCTGAGAAAAGCTATATCAGCGGCATTATCGCAGTCTGCAGAATATGACCAATTAAATGTG CTTCTGGACAAGGTTATCAAGAAACTTGATGGAACTGTCAGCACATTTTCCAGGATTGACAGTGAATTTGCTTATATGATCCAAGTAACAAAATCATGCAAGTGCTTTAGCAGCATTAAAGACGGATGTGATGATGCTGATGTTGCACTTAGAGCCAGGCTTTGCTGGGCTACTTTGCACTCACTTCTTCACTCACAGATTTCATCATATAGGCACCATGGCTATATTTGGTTAGTTGAATTGCTCCTTTCAGAAATCAGTGAAGAAACAGATGGTTCTGTATGGTCTAAAATCCAAAAGCTTCAAGAGGAAATTGAAGTTGCCGGAAGCCAAGACTTGTTATCTTCAGAAGTTTCTCTGCCCGTGTGTATGCTTTGTGGGCTTCTGAAGTCAAAACACAACTTCATTAGGTGGGGATTTCTATATGTGCTGGAAAAATTTCTGATGCGTTGCAAATTATTATTGGATGACAGTGACATGCAAGACCACACGGTTGATCATAGCAAAAACCGTCTTGATAAAGCTTTCGCGGTTATAGATATTATGAATAGTGCTTTGTTACTCGTAGTTCAAAACAATGAGACAGACCATATCAACATCTTAAAG ATGTGCGACATGCTGTTCTCTCAGTTATGTCTGAGAATTCCGTCCGCAAATGTGATGCATCTAGGGGGCCTTCAATCACTTGGTCAACTTTTTGGTTGTACAACCAAGAACATCGAGAGTCATTTGGAAACCCTTGCATCACACCAAAATGTAGGAAACAAGAATCTTTGCCGGAGCGAGACGTTGCAAGATGTGAGCATAAATCAATCTACTCAATCCACTTTACTCTGCGAAGCATCAATGGCAGCACTACTTCTGAGAGGGCTTGCAATAGCTCCCATGCAGCTTGTAGCCCGTGTACCAACTTCTTTGTTTTTCTGGCCATTGATACAACTTGAAGGGGCAGCCAGTGATGATATTGCATTAGGTATTGCTGTTGGTAGCACCGGAAGAGGCAATCTTCCTGGTGCTACATCAGATATTCGAGCAGCACTTCTTTTACTTTTGATTGGTAAATGCACAGCTGATCAAGAAGCACTGAAGGAAGTAGAAGGCAATGAGTTCTTCAG GGGTCTTCTGGATGATACAGATTCAAGGGTAGCATATTATTCTGCTGCTTTTCTTTTGAAG AGAATGATGACAGAGGAACCAGAGACCTACCAGCGGATGCTTCAAAGTCTCATCTCAAAAGCTCAACAG TGTAACAATGAAAAACTTTTGGAGAACCCATACCTTCAAATGCGTGGGATATTGCAGTTATCAAATGATCTAGGAGTCCAATAA